One window from the genome of Oncorhynchus gorbuscha isolate QuinsamMale2020 ecotype Even-year linkage group LG14, OgorEven_v1.0, whole genome shotgun sequence encodes:
- the rsph9 gene encoding radial spoke head protein 9 homolog — protein sequence MDSSTLYYSLDLVSGSGLTLSSEQKAALQTSLVILKRNNKFNRVLFWGKILGIKGDYFIAQGVSEDEMTDKKSLYSFNCVDWHLLPPATEAMLAEVSATAKGRFVGDPSHEYEHTEIRRQGEGDEAVEEEVVVKVKEEKRLASTVHTIDKEVSVVPRGAFIKSPHGLVQTNRSFEGLSSLEAGKLSYYLHFTEPQKLKKKSILELADLNPSIDFLDPLSEDIPKGSWSLQFERGSTVCVIRSMLWLGLTSFHVPMTPQHGYIYMGDGLKNLDLPFML from the exons ATGGACTCCAGTACGTTATACTACTCCTTGGACCTCGTTTCTGGTAGCGGTTTAACTTTGAGCAGTGAGCAAAAAGCTGCCCTGCAGACTTCCCTGGTCATTCTGAAGAGGAACAACAAATTCAATCGTGTCCTGTTTTGGGGCAAGATTCTGGGCATAAAGGGTGACTATTTCATTGCTCAAGGGGTTTCAGAGGATGAGATGACGGATAAAAAGAGCCTTTACAG tttcaactgtgtGGACTGGCACTTGCTTCCCCCTGCCACTGAGGCAATGCTAGCGGAAGTTTCTGCAACAGCAAAGGGTCGCTTCGTGGGAGACCCCTCACATGAGTATGAGCACACCGAGATACGGCGGCAAGGGGAGGGGGACGAGGCTGTGGAGGAGGAAGTCGTG GTTAaggtgaaagaggagaagaggctgGCCTCCACTGTCCACACCATTGATAAGGAGGTGTCTGTGGTCCCGCGCGGTGCCTTCATCAAGAGTCCCCATGGCCTGGTGCAGACCAATCGCAGCTTTGAGG GTCTGTCCTCATTGGAGGCAGGTAAACTCAGCTACTACCTGCACTTCACTGAGCCGCAGAAACTGAAGAAGAAATCCATCCTGGAGCTggctgacctcaacccctccattGACTTCCTGGATCCTTTGAGTGAGGATATCCCCAAAG GGTCGTGGAGCTTGCAGTTTGAGCGTGGCAGCACAGTGTGTGTGATCCGTAGCATGCTGTGGCTGGGCCTGACCTCCTTCCATGTACCCATGACCCCCCAGCATGGATACATCTACATGGGCGACGGACTGAAGAACCTGGACCTGCCCTTCATGCTTTAA